Proteins encoded by one window of Pseudonocardia sp. HH130629-09:
- a CDS encoding response regulator transcription factor, with protein sequence MDLRMRRVDGVAATREVTSRPDAPTVVVLTTFDADEHVVRALRAGASGFLLKDAAPEGIVDAVRAAADGDAVLSPAITRRLIGIVRGGGAGSVDRRRAARARLDRLADRERDVAEAVARGGSNADIAAELHMSVATVKSYVSRLLRELGLDNRVQIALLVRDATD encoded by the coding sequence ATGGACCTGCGGATGCGTCGCGTCGACGGCGTCGCGGCGACCCGGGAGGTGACGTCGCGGCCCGACGCCCCGACCGTCGTCGTGCTGACCACCTTCGACGCCGACGAGCACGTCGTACGGGCGTTGCGCGCCGGGGCGAGCGGGTTCCTGCTCAAGGACGCCGCGCCCGAGGGGATCGTCGACGCCGTCCGCGCCGCCGCCGACGGCGACGCCGTGCTGTCCCCGGCTATCACCCGGCGGCTGATCGGCATCGTCCGCGGCGGCGGCGCCGGGTCGGTCGACCGCCGGCGCGCCGCCCGGGCCCGGCTCGACCGGCTCGCCGACCGGGAGCGCGACGTCGCCGAGGCCGTCGCCCGGGGTGGCTCCAACGCCGACATCGCCGCCGAGCTGCACATGTCGGTGGCGACGGTGAAGTCCTACGTCTCCCGGTTGCTGCGCGAGCTGGGCCTGGACAAC
- a CDS encoding sensor histidine kinase, protein MISAVLMVAVLAGGLTVVGTYAIAGVLQWSLLVVGLLMIGSIAVRYRLPRVFAVVAVLGPLVSPVATYLPLVGVFVIATRRRAVETLLVLALAVGTAAITLYRDAPDGATALVLLGGAVAFQGISATAGLLTGIRRAMVDDLRERLARAEADRAVREEQARADERRRIAGEMHDRLGHRLSLLSVHAGALALRGDLPASTVRETARVLRDTTHRAMEDLRTIVQVLHEPTGDVPDEIEDLGAVEELVAEARAVGADVRLRSTALLTVCPPGRPLAGVVHRVVREGLTNAARHAPGTRVEVALDGRPGRDLTVTVTSGESAAGTTPEGAGTGLVGLRERVETLAGGTLTHGPTPSGHQLRAVLPWREETR, encoded by the coding sequence TGCTGATGATCGGCTCGATCGCGGTGCGCTACCGCCTGCCGCGGGTGTTCGCGGTGGTGGCCGTGCTCGGGCCGCTGGTGTCGCCGGTCGCCACCTACCTGCCGCTGGTCGGGGTCTTCGTGATCGCGACCCGGCGCCGTGCGGTGGAGACACTGCTGGTGCTGGCCCTGGCGGTCGGGACGGCCGCGATCACGCTGTACCGCGACGCTCCCGACGGTGCCACGGCGCTCGTGCTGCTCGGCGGGGCCGTCGCGTTCCAGGGCATCTCGGCGACCGCGGGCCTGCTGACCGGGATCCGCCGTGCGATGGTCGACGACCTACGCGAGCGGCTCGCCCGTGCCGAGGCCGATCGGGCGGTGCGCGAGGAGCAGGCCCGCGCCGACGAGCGTCGCCGGATCGCCGGGGAGATGCACGACCGGCTGGGGCACCGGCTGTCGCTGCTGTCGGTGCACGCCGGGGCACTGGCACTGCGCGGGGACCTGCCCGCCAGCACCGTGCGCGAGACCGCGCGGGTGCTGCGCGACACCACGCACCGCGCGATGGAGGACCTCCGCACGATCGTGCAGGTGCTGCACGAGCCGACCGGCGACGTACCCGACGAGATCGAGGACCTCGGTGCGGTCGAGGAGCTCGTCGCCGAGGCCCGCGCGGTCGGTGCGGACGTCCGTCTCCGGTCGACGGCGCTGCTGACGGTGTGCCCGCCAGGGCGCCCGCTGGCCGGGGTCGTGCACCGGGTGGTCCGCGAGGGCCTGACCAACGCCGCCCGGCACGCGCCCGGGACCCGGGTCGAGGTCGCCCTCGACGGGCGGCCCGGCCGGGACCTCACCGTCACCGTCACCTCCGGGGAGTCCGCGGCGGGGACGACACCCGAGGGCGCCGGGACCGGCCTGGTCGGGCTGCGCGAGCGGGTCGAGACCCTCGCCGGCGGGACGCTGACCCACGGCCCGACGCCGTCGGGCCACCAGCTGCGCGCGGTGCTGCCGTGGCGGGAGGAGACACGATGA